The window ACCCCTGGACATAGACAGGGCAAGATGATTAGGACCAAATGAGGGAAGCAGAGCCCTGCCATCTGCACTCCATGATCACTTGTAAAGGCAGCTCTGTCTGTAAAGACAAATACACTTTGTGCTTGGCATGACTGGTTTTGTGGTTCTTTATAGGCACTAAATGTACCTAACATGTGATGCAAACTCTTGTACACAAATTTGGATTCCAGTATTACGGTTGACACAAAATTTTAGGAGGTGTGATATTCAGTAGTGCTGTGAAGTCTCTTATGGATCAGTTTCTTCTACCACAGCCTTCGAAAGCTAAAGATGTGGTTACTACAGGTATGCCAGAAGATTACGTGATCTGAAATGACTGGCACTTCACAGTGTCAAAGAACCTCCTGAAccttaaaaagcacaaaaaatattGCAAGGAAGAAGCAAAAGTTATGCTGGTGACTGtgtacatggaaaaaaatctgcatatcAAAGTGAAAAAGCATCTTCTGATCAAAGTCTCCTTCATTCCCAGATCATCTTGTACACAGGGTCTCCAACTTGAATTGTTCCAGTTTTGTCAACAGCAAAGTATTTCCCAAAGAGAGGGCTGgttttgtaaatgtttttctcAGATGGGTCACATAAGCGGTAACTGCAAAGAGAAAGCCCTTCTTTAGAATAAGTGGTAGCAAAAACTACACATCAAAATATCCGTGATGAAAGAGAGGACATGCAAATAATGATGCCTTGCCTTGGTCATCATATTAGGCTAAAAAGACCCAAGCAGCtcaaatggagggaaaaaagcctgACTGTATTCACACCTTCATGTTTAATATacacaaaaatctttttataaagaaaagtCAAAGAAGCAAAGTTAGACCTTTAGATACCTTAAATACCTGCTACCCCAAGCTTTCACTGTAGCAGATACAACAGAGACAGGGAATGTGGAGTTTGCAAGAAAGAAGGGAACATCCTGAATTTTCTTACCACTCAGAATTGCAAGAAGTAGACTGGAAGCCAATATACACAGACCTTCACACTGCATTATTATGTCCCACACACACTTCAAACCACTTTTAAAACACTAGTCTCACATCTGTCAGGGTCTAGCCTAAATCCTCTCCCACAGTCTAAGAAACAGTGGTATTTTTATAACCTTTTCAATGTTTCCAAGGGCTCCTTCCTGTCAATGACCCCAGTGTCTGGATTAACAGTTGTTAAAATACACCTGCAATGACAGACAGTGCCAAATCAGTCAGGGTTTCTTATCATAAACCTCTTTGTTCCTATGTAAAATAAAGGTCTCCAATGTTTACCTGCCACAACACACAGTCCCTTTCATTTCCACATCACCAATAAGAATATCCTCCCAGGTGTCCTGAGGGAAGTAAACATTAGGCACATATTAAACACAAGCAcatgaaattacttttccagAAGTGGCACAGTCATTCACAAAAAGGTGCACCATTCCAGATGATCACCTTTACTAGCACCTTCAAAATATGCATAGTTACACCACAGTACTATAAAGAAAACCCTACTGTCATTGCATCTATCCAATTCAGAACACACTAATAATTCTATCCGAAAAGAGAGACACACAAGTAATGAATCCTGTTCTCCAACATACACTTGTCTGAAGCACTGAACCTAAAGCAATTTGTTCTTGCTGTATGGGTGATAATCTGATCTGTGGCCTCTGGTAAATCTACAGTtttgcagaaaggaaatttttaggGGAAGTAAGTTTCTGCTTGTCATCTACACAAGCTTTCTATTGCAAATCCTCCTGGGAGATAAAAATCTATTCCGGCTTTAGGAGCTTTTTCAGTTTGAGAAATAATCATTCATAGACCTGTGACCTCCATCAATGTTTCACATGCACTGATGTGAGCTGAAGCTTTATCTCTCTGGAACTCAGCTGTAAAAATCACATAGCAGCTTTCCTCACCCTTGTTGGCACCATCACACAAAGAAATTGAGTTACAAAGAAACAACAGCAAGCCTtcaaaaagacatttaagaCAGTTATTTTTACCTCCTCAAAAGCACTGCAGTctgttacaaaaatatttggcCTGAAGTTCTGTATCTTAgctttcttttccagcctggtaTTTAGATCATCCATGGAAGCTTCGGAGATGATCAAGACTGGGCTGCAGTCAGGATACGCAACCTACAGAAACAAACACCACCAAATCCTAAGGCTGCTGTAAGAGCATGGGAGGAAAGTCAGTGCACAGCAAAAGACAGATATTGGAACCAGTGGCCTTTTAGGCTGCTCTGCTCAAGTTTTGATTTTCCTGAAAGTAGGTTAACAAGGAAAACAACAGGCTCTTCCCTATTTCAGTCACCATGGCAATTTTTGTGTGCTCAAACTGCCTTATCACAACACCAGAGGGAGTTCTACATCCAGAACAGCCCATACTCAATTACAGCTGTCCATTAATCAGTCTAGGATGCCTGGGCAGCGGGAGGGCCATATAAGCAAATAAGGCAAATgaacagtatttaaaaatctctAGACCTCCAAGAAGTGGAGTTCCACAGAGGTGGGGGcataaaaaaaagagacattttgtTAAGAATTTTAGTATATAACCCTCCTGCCTTTCTCTTACATTAGTCTTACTCCATTCTTGTACATGTCTTTCACCCACAAGAGGATGAGCATTGAAATAACTATCcaaaaattctgccttttctttcttgctatGATTCCAGAATATCAGCCCTCCTAACCTGATGTCCCTATTGCTGAAACATTGTGTCTGTATTGGTCTCAGTGCCTTTACATAACAAATGCATATCTGTAGAAGTCTATAATTGAATATACCTTCTTCTCTTTGTGCAGCAACAAGCAAAACACCGATGCCCTACAAATAACAACCTAGCTAAAGCAAGGTACTcacaattttaatttgttttaaaaccttACATTTGATACAATTCAAAGTATCTTCACCTGAGAGaactgttcagaaaaaaagaagggcaGCAGCGGCTAAAATGATATAAGGATGTCTAAGCACAGCATCTCCTTTCCATACCTTTCCATGACATTTCTTTAATATCATACCTTCAAGCCTCTTCCACAGAAAGAGATAAAACCTCTGAAacttccttttaattttaattcctaGGCCCACAACTGCAACCAGCCTGTTGAAACATCATCCCTTTGAACAAAATACAAAGTAACACAACTTGTATCAGTATACTCCCAGACTTAACAAGGGATAGGGAGCGTAATCTTTCTATGCAACACAAATTACACCATCAAAACATCATTAAAGACGTAACTTTTTTCTATTCACTGAGACACAAAAGGGTATTGTGTTCTGCAATGTAATGGTTCCTTTTCAAATATCAGTTTCAGACTCTTTAGCTGTGAATGGTCAATAGTTTAAAACCAATTTGAAGTAAAAATTAAGCAAGTCACCTCTTTACAGAAAAGAATACTCACATGGTTTTATTACACAACTACACACCTTGCTAAACTGAGCTCAATCACAAAAGATAGAATGGGCAGTTTCTGGTGGGTGGGTGAAATGGTTAAAAGGACATACTTCTgagaaaaagtgtttctttacCTCATCTGTGTTTCGGAAAAGAGCTATTGTGTCCTTTGACTTTCTTGGCACCATGGAGGGCTCAAAGTGCACCAGTCGACAGGGCTCCGAGTTCAGGAAGGTGGTGAGCCACTGAGCCACTTCATCACCACAGTCTCTGCCTTGGATATCCTGTCCAAACACCCTGGAGAGTCACAACACATCAGCAAGTTAGCTGGAAACATGACGGTTCAATGAAGCTTCTTATTAAAACgtaaaaaacatgttttaatagTGGTAGCAATATATAGAAAATGAATCATTCCCAAAGGGCCATCTCCTTGTGGCCACTGTGTTTTGAAAGCTAAGGAACACAGACATGACCAGACAATACCAGCTGGTGAAAGAATGAGCTCTGAAATAGTGTTAATGTGCCCAGAGCTGACTGCCCCATCAGTGACAGTAACCTACCTGCTCGCCCTGCTTTGTGGGAAAAGGGGCCTGCTCTTGCATTTGCACGTGACTGCTGCACCAAATCATTTCTACTGAGAAATCAACTGAGAggtaaataatttcagaaaatgaacGATAGTTTGAAATTATGTGATTAGTTACCACAACTGATATGTACAAATGTTATTAATTAAGTGTTCCTAACTGTTAAGGAAACTTTCCTTCAGATTTTAGTGCTGTCAAACTTTAGCCAGAGAGAAGTGAGACTCTTCAGCTCAGACTTCACATATAAAATAGCTCAGTATCTTAAAGGAGGTTAAAGATTTGTACTGGAAACAAAGTCCATGGGGCTCAGAAAGCCACTGCCAGTAGAATACAAACAAGTTTACGCAAGGAACATTTTCCTGGCAAAACCAGCTAAACCTTGACTCGACCTTTCAATAAACTTTAACACCAGTCATGAGTAGTTTTGTTACACTTTTCAAAGTAGCCATTTTGACCCAAATGCACTGCAGTTTCCTATCTGCAATCAAATCCTGAGCAGCTTGAAGCATCAATATGCCCATGCGGTTCATCTAGCCCAGCTCCTAGGAGCCCTTCTTTACTCATGTGGTGGAGTGATCACTAGGGTGCTGGCAGCAACATCCTTGCTCCATTTGCTGGGATTCCTGTGTCTAGTCCTGTGACACAGGCTGGAATTAAAGGTCATTGCTCCAGACATCATTCAACTGcctttctcctccctccatcccacagTTCCTGCGTGCTTTCTGACTGGCAGGACAACAGTGGCAAGGCTCTTACAGCTTGTAACACTACTGCTTTCCACTCAGGAAGTGGATCTATCCTAAGCACTCAGTGCTGTAGGGATCCATGGGAATAGATCACATAATTTAAGCGTTACAACACATACTGACAAAGGGCACAGAGCATAAGGTTTCTTAGCCAGAGGGAACCACACTAGCATTTGCACAAGCAGAAGACATACCTATACAATGGCTTTGGTCCTATATTTGACTTTCCCAAGCACAGGATTTTAAATACCTATGTAAAACTTGCAAGTAGACTTAGCAGTTTTCAAGATCAGCACACTCATAGCTGTATGCAGCCAGAGGCTCTAAAGCAGTGCTTCAGCTCCAGCTTACAGGGCATGAGCTCCTATGAGCACCCATCTGAATGCAAATTTATtaaggcaaagaaagaaaaaaaaatcaacaagaaGAACATATAACTGAGCTCTAAAACAGGAAAATCCAAGAAATCCAAGCTAACTTTTCATTACTGCAATGTATTAGGctatttaaatattcttctaGTGACACAACAAATTTTAGAAAGATGACATCTCGCAAACTGCATGGTTTTGCAAGACATGCGCCATTGGCTAACACACAGGCATTATGCACAGGTTTGTAAAAGCTGTTCCACTTCTCCAGGAGAAATGCTACCACTTGGAACTTGCATCTGCCTTGTATAAACAGAGATACTGAGCTATGCTGATCAAGGCTTTCCACAGCGACAGACTTATGCTAAAAGCCAATGCAGTTCTTCGCCAGCACTCTTTTAGTTACTATTACAGCAGCTGGTGCATTAACCACCTCTGCTATCCAAAGAACAAACACTCACAGTATCTTTGTAGGGCCTTACAGCACTTACAGTTTCTAAACACTTATATATTAATGGACATTTTAGCAGAGAAAAGGTTTtccttgtcctgctggcagTTTTCCAGCATGGATTTctataaatacatgaaataacTAGGCCTGCAGTCACACTAAGCACAAAGCTGAATCACTGTTTGTAACCCATCCACCTGAAACTCCTTTGGGGTAGCACCTAGCAGGAAATGCCCTAAGTCCCTGGGATGCCAGTCTTTCCCTTGTGACCTCAGGGTGAGCGTCGGACTACCAAGTTTTTAACTGAGGCACCTCAGTTATATGGCAAAAGACAGGGGCCAAGGAGTATAAACCCCAACATTTCACCAGCTCTGAATGGCCAGTGTGCATGCAAAAATGCTGATGCACGTAGTAGTTGTGATCAAGAAATACCAAAGTATACAACTGAGGCTCTGAGATGCAGCTGCTCACCCAAGCAAGAGCAAGAAGACTAGAAGTAA of the Camarhynchus parvulus chromosome 3, STF_HiC, whole genome shotgun sequence genome contains:
- the MTARC2 gene encoding mitochondrial amidoxime reducing component 2 codes for the protein MSGLWGAAGPARPGWLWGAAALLALGTLLGAWRWAVPRRRRRLQRVGTVLRLFVYPVKSCRGVSVRRAQVTPMGLRSGELRDRFWLVIREDGHMVTARQEPRLVLISAICENGHLVLEAGDMEKISVPVKLSKKNPVRNCRVFGQDIQGRDCGDEVAQWLTTFLNSEPCRLVHFEPSMVPRKSKDTIALFRNTDEVAYPDCSPVLIISEASMDDLNTRLEKKAKIQNFRPNIFVTDCSAFEEDTWEDILIGDVEMKGTVCCGRCILTTVNPDTGVIDRKEPLETLKSYRLCDPSEKNIYKTSPLFGKYFAVDKTGTIQVGDPVYKMIWE